A section of the Malania oleifera isolate guangnan ecotype guangnan chromosome 2, ASM2987363v1, whole genome shotgun sequence genome encodes:
- the LOC131148174 gene encoding uncharacterized protein LOC131148174 — MASSESSDKKNHITPLNTETNSPNLYFLNSNENPGNLLVTQPLLGMKNYHSWSRAMILALTAKKKIGFINGKIAEPSPESPLESPLYEYWLSCNTMVISWMINSMHVDVSSSIMYYQTAREMWLELQKLCSQGSGPKIYNVQKEISNISQN, encoded by the coding sequence ATGGCGTCCTCTGAATCGAgtgataaaaaaaatcatattactCCATTGAACACTGAAACCAATTCTCCAAATTTATATTTTCtcaattcaaatgaaaatccaGGTAATCTCTTGGTTACACAGCCACTACTTGGAATGAAGAATTATCACTCTTGGTCAAGGGCTATGATCTTAGCTCTCACTGCCAAAAAGAAAATAGGTTTCATTAATGGAAAAATTGCTGAGCCAAGTCCAGAATCTCCTCTAGAATCTCCTCTTTATGAATATTGGTTGAGCTGCAACACAATGGTGATTTCATGGATGATCAACTCCATGCATGTTGATGTCTCGAGTAGCATAATGTACTATCAAACTGCTAGAGAAATGTGGCTTGAATTGCAAAAACTTTGTTCACAGGGGAGTGGCCCCAAAATCTACAATGTTCAGAAGGAGATTTCTAATATTTCTCAGAATTAG